TCCACCCAGTCCAGCAGCTCGTGCTCCCTGAGCTTGTGCTCCACCAGGGCCAGGGTGAAATAGGAGCCGTAGATGCGCGTGCCGCGCAGCTGGGGCACCAGCCACGGCAGGGCCCCGATGTGGTCCTCGTGGCCGTGGGTCAGGACGATGCCCAGCAATTTGTCACGCACGCCGCTCACCGCACCGAAATGCGGGATGACCACATCCACCCCCAGATGGAAATCATCCGGGAACATCAGGCCGCAGTCCACCATGACCACGCCCGCGGCTGTCTCCCACAGCTGGCAGTTGAGACCGATCTCCCCCAGGCCGCCCAGGGGGGTCACTGTCAAAAATCGTTCAGAATCACTCATACGGGACCGTTTATTTTCTTCTGGCGGCGCCACCTTCCCGGAGCAGGTCGGGATGATATTCGCCCATGGCTACATAGATCTGGGAAAGGGCCGTCAGGTAGTCGGCCTTGGCGCCGGTCAGCGAGGACTGGGCCGAGGTGAGGTTGGCCGAGGCATCCAGCACGTCGAAGTTGGTGCCCACATGCTCGTGGTACCGGGCCAGGGCCACGTTATAGGCCTCCGTGGCCTGGGCCACGCTGTTCAGGGCCACGGCGATGCGTTTGCGGGCCTCCTGCACGGCCAGATACTTGGACTTGATGTCGTAGCCCACTTCCAGCTTGAGGTTCTCCTGTTCGTAACGCATCTTGGTCACCTGCCAGCCGGCCTGCTTGTCGGCGTAGTAGGTGGTGCCCCATTCGAACACGTTCCAGGTGGCCTGCGCCCCCACTTCCCAGTTGGTGACGTGCGAGCCGTTCTCGCCGGAACGCTGCATGCCGGGCGTGTTGCCGCTCTGGGTCATGCTGTAATAGCCCTCGATCTGGGGATAGTAGTCGCTCTGCACTTCCTTCTGGCTCTTGCGGGCTATCTCCACGGCCTTCTGGGCCACATACAGGTCGGGGCGCTGGCGGTAGGCCAGCTCAAGACACTGCTCCAGCGTATAGCGGAAGGCCACTTCCCTGAGCGTGCCGGTGTAGGTGTTGACGGCCGTGGCATCGAAGCCCAGCAGGGTGTTGAGCCTGGCCAGGGTGGTGGCCTGGGTGTTCTCGGCCTCGATGAGCAGGCGCTCGGCCTCGCTCACGTCCACCTCGGCCTGGAGCACGTCCAGGCGGGGGCTCAGGCCCACCTCGAAATAGGCCTGGGCGATGCGCAGCTGTTCGCGCAGGCGGGTCAGGCTGTCGCGCATGCTGCGGGTGTTCTCGCCGGCTTTCAGGTATTCCAGGAACGCCGTCTGCACCTGCTCGGTCATGTCCAGCTCGGCCTTGCGCAGCGAGGCCTTGTCGCTGTCGGCCTGCAGGGCGGCCTTCTGATAGGTGGAGAGCAGGCGGAAGCCCTGGAAGATGGGCTGGGTCACTTCCACCCCCCAGCTGTAGACGCCCATCTTGGGATTCCTGGTGCCCATGGTGGCGGAAGGATCGCGCTTGCTCTCGGTCTTGGTGGCGGAATAGGTCAGCCCCAGGCGCGGCCCGAAGGCGCCGCGCGCGGATTTCCGTCCCTCTTCGGAGGAACGGCTCTCGGCTTCCTGCGCCCCCAGCCCGGGGTTGAAGCGCAGGGCGTGCTCCACGGCCTCGGACATGCCGATGCTCCGGCCCGCCACGGGCCTGTCCGCCGTCTCCGCGGAGCGCTGGCCGGTATAGACGGGCTGCCGGGCAACGGCATCCTGCCGGCCGGCAGACGCAGCGAAACCAGCCTGGGGGGATCCCAGCAAGACCACGCACAAGACCGCCGCGCCCAGATGCCGGACACCGCGCCCCCGGAAGGAAGCAAAGCTTTTCGTCAACATGGCCGCAGCATACACCCTCACCGGCGGCCTTGCAATGCGCTTTCTCCGTGCGTGCACAAGAGCCGGGGCGGGACCTCAGGCCCCTGTGCGCGGCACTCCACAGTTCGACTGTTTCACCTCGTTTTTGCAAAAAACGCATTGTGGCGCATTCAGGGCAAATTTCATTAAAAATAAACAAAAACAATATATTAAAAGAAATTTTCTTTCGTGGCACACTGCTTGCTCTGCTTGTGAACAACGTCACATCGGAGCACGTCATGATCATCATCCTTCTGGCTGTCGCCCTGCTCGTCGGCGGCCTCATCGGCACTGTCGGCGTGGGCGGCATCCTGCTGATCCCCGCCCTGAGCGGCCTTGGCGGCCTGACCACCCATGCGGCCATGGCCACGTCCTTGTTCAGTTTCATCTTTACCGGGCTCCTGGGGACCTGGCTGTACTGCAAGCACGGCAGCATCCACTGGGGCATCACCATCCCCGTCTGCATCGGCGGCCTTGTGGGCGGCTACCCCGGGGCCCTGGCCAACGCCATCGCGCCGGCCTGGATCCTCAACCTCATCCTGGGGTGCATCATCATCTTCGCGGGCATCTATGCCCTGTTCCCGGCCAAAGGCGGCACCATCACCTACCGCCCCGGTGACGGCCGGCAGCGCCTGCAGCTGCTGCTCATCGGCGCCACCGTGGGCTTCGGCTCGGGCCTGACCGGTGTGGGCGGCCCCGTGCTGTCGGTGCCCCTCATGGTCATCCTGGGCTTCACGCCCCTTACCTCCATCGCCACCAGCCAGGTCATCCAGATCACGGCTGCCACTTCCGGCTCCATCAGCAACTTCGCCAACGGCTTCGTCGACCTGCACATGGCCTTCCTGGTCACGGCGGCCGAGCTCGTCGGTGTCGTGGCCGGCGCCAGGCTGGCCCACAGCGTCTCGTCCGGCGTCCTGAAAAAAATGGTTTCTGTCGTCTGCATCATCGTGGGCGCGTTCATCTTCGTCCGTGCGCTTTTGCAGGCCTGATCGCACAAATCCCAACAAGGAGACACCCATGCCTCTCAACCTTCAAGAACGTCCCATTTTCATGATCGGTGCCGAACGTTCCGGCACGACCCTGGTCATGGCCCTGCTGGGCTGCCACTCCCGCATCGCCGTCCCGGAAGTGGTGTGGTACTACCCCCGCTTCTATCCCTACCTGCACACCTACGGCGACCTGTCCGTCGAAGCCAACTTCCGCACCCTGGCCCAGGAGATGGTCTTTGGCCTCAAGACGCCTTTCTGGGGGATGAAGGTCAACCCCCGCACCATCGTCGACGAAGTCATCGAGCTGGCCCCCGAGCGCAGCTTCGCCGGCCTGTACGCGGGCATGCACCTGCGCTTTGCCCAGTATGTGAACAAGCCCCGCTGGGGCGAAAAGACGCCGCACAACCTCTACTTCGTGGGGCCCATGCACCACGACTTCCCCAATGCCCAGTTCATCTACATCACCCGGGACGGCCGTGATGCCAGCGTGGACTACATGGAATCCTCCTTTGGTCCCACCAACATCTATTGCGCCGCCCAGTCCTGGAAGCGCTGCTGGAACGCCGTCAAGGAATGGCGCGAGCCCCTGCGCGAAAAAGGCCTGTGGCTGGATGTGCGCTACGAAGAACTGGTGCGCGAGCCGGAAAAAGTCATGCGCGGCGTCTGCGAGTTCCTGGGCGAGGACTTTGAAGAAGGCATGTTCGACTTCTACAAGACGGACCTGTGCAAGGCCCGCGGCGCTTCCCGCGACCATGCCCCTCTGGGCAAGCCCATCAGCGACAAGTATATCGGTATCCACAAGGATCTGCTGTCCCTGCGCGACCAGCGCATCTTTGCGGCCGTGGCCGGCAAGGAGCTGGAAGAGGCCGGCTACACCAATACGGTGGAGCCCGAGATGCCCAGCCAGCGCATGATCGAAAAATACCTGGAATTCGACGGCCGCATCCGGGCCGCCACCCTGGACGGCTTTGAAGGCCACATCGTCTTCGAAAGCTACAACGACTGGCTGGTGGACCAGCGCGAGGAACGCCGCAAGAAGGGCCTGTGGGATCCCGCCACGGCGCCCAAGGTCTTCCCCGCCGGCGACCCCGACGAAGAATACATCATCGGCCTGCGCGCGTCCGCCAAGTGGAAGAAGCATTTCTCCATCAAGCGCCGCTATGTCGGTGATGTCGTCCTTTAATACGTCCGGCCACCTGTAGTCTGCCCGGATCCTGCGGGCGGCATGATATCGAGGGGCGGGCCGCAAGGCCCGCCCGGAAAAGGACTGGAGCCCCTCATGTCTGAATCGTCGTCTTCTTCCCGTCTGCTGTATCTTCTGGGAGGGCCCGCGCTGCTGCTGCTTGCCCTGGCCCTGCCCATTTTCGGCCCCATCGAGTCCCGTTTCGGTTTCGGCATCCTGTTCTGGATGGTCTGGTGGTGGATCACCTGCGTGGTGGACATCAAACTGACCTGCCTGGTGCCCATCTTCGTGGCCTGCATCTACAGTTACATGCCGCTGGGCCAGGTGCTGCAGGCCTATGTGCACCGCGAGGCCGTCCTCATCTTCGGCGCCACGGCCATCACCTGCGCCTGGGTGCGCTGGGGCTTTGCCCGCCGCCTGGCCCTGAATTTCCTCATGCGCGTCAACGGCAGCGTGCGCGCCCAGACCGCAGGCTGGTTCATCCTCTGCGGGATCACCTCCTTCGTGGTGGGCAACACCACCGTGGCGGCCATGTTCGCCCCTGTGGCCGTGGCATCGCTGATGTACGCCGGCTTCAACACCAACGAACAGCGCTGGCAGTCCAAGGCGGCGTCCAACATCCTCATCGCCGTGGCCTGGGGCGCCAGTGTGGGCGGCATGGCCACCCCCCTGGGCGGCGGCCAGTCCGTGGTGACCTACGGGCTGCTCAACAAGTATCTTGGCCAGAATATCTATTTCATCGACTGGACCCTGCGCATGGTGCCCATCTCCCTGCTCATCATCGCCGGTGTCGGCGCCATGATGTACTTCATGCGCACGGACATGGAGCGCTTCAGCGGCAGCAGGGAATTCTACCGGCAGGAGCTGGAAAAGCTCGGTCCCATGACCTATGAGGAAAAGATCTCCCTCTACGGCTTCGCGCTGGCCATCATCCTGGCCATCATCCAGCCCCTGTACGCGCCCTACACCAAGGGGCCCCAGTGGGCCTGGCTCAACCCCACCCAGCTGTTCTGCATCATCCCGCTGATCATGCTGTTCTGGCCCTCCCGCAGCGTCAAGGGCGAGAGCATCCTGTCCGTCAAGGCCCTGCGTGACCACTTCCCCATCACCATCCTCTTCATGTGGCCCGCCTCCGTGGCGCTGAGCAAGATCCTCTCCACGACAGGGGCCGGCGCCGTGTTCGGGAGCTGGATCACGCCCCTCGTCGGCATCGACGATACCCTGTCCATCGTGGCCTGGACCGTGGCGTCCAACGCCCTGTCCCAGGTGACCAGCGATACCGCGGCCGCCGGTGTCATGGTGCCCCTGGCCATCGAATCCATGGCCAACTGGCGCGGGCTGGCCTTCGGGGCCGTGCCCTGGGTCTGGGTGACGGGGTCCGCCATCAGCTGGTCGTACGCGGTGGCCTCCGCCACCGGTGCCCAGGGCATCGTGGCCGGTTACGGCGCCAACCTGCGCACCATGTTCGTCTGGGGCATGATCGCGGCGCTCATCTCCGTCCTGCTGACGATCCTCTACTTCTGGTTCACCATCGTGGTCCTCGGCCTGGACTTCTACATCATGCCGCCGGTGTAGCAGCCTGTTTTACCGCCATGCCGGCCTGTTCCTCCGCTTCCGGGCCCGGCATGGCGGCAAAAACCGGGAAGACGGCCGTTCCGTCCTCCCGGTCCCGCGGCGGGGCACACCACACCTCCCCTGCCACTCCGGGACCGTCGCAGCGATCGGCGGTCCCGGACCTGCATTGACAGACGCGGCGTAGCAAGGCAACCTATGGATAAAAATGAAAAAATACAGATAACAGATGAAAATACGGATAACGGATAGCCGCTGAAACATGCCGTCTGTCGCCCGCCCCTGCGGGCCCCCGCCCCCTGCACCTGCATGACCGGTACCCCCGGCGGCCCGCATCCCATCCCACCGGAGCAGGAGAGCATATGCCGTCCACCCCCTTTTCCTTCGCCTTCGTTTCCAACTCCGCTGTGGTGGCAGAAAAAGTCCAGGCCTATGCCCAGGAACACGGCTGGCCGCTGGAAGAAGTCCGCCTGGCCACCATGGAGGAGGCCCTGCCCGTGGCCAGACGCCTGTTCGCCCAGGGCGTGGACGTGATCCTGGGCGGCGGCGGGACCGGCAAGCTCCTGCGCCGTCACCTCAACGAACCCGTCGTCACCATCTCCCGCAGCCACATGTCCATCCTGCAGGCCCTGATGGAAGCCCGCGAATACACGGACAATGTGGCCGTGACCTGCTATGACGCCATCCCCCCCTGGACGGAACTGTTCTCCCGCCTGCTGCACATCCGCCTGCAGCCCATCCGCTTCACCAATTCCCGCGAACTGACCCTGGGCATCACCCAGGCCATCGCCCAGGGCGCCGGCTGCGTCGTGGGGGGCGGCGTCTGCGTCTCCATCGCCCAGGCCCACCACTGCCCGGGCATCGTGGTCTGCCCGGGCAACGAGGCCCTGGAGCGGGCCTTCGAGGAAGCGTCCAACATCGCCCAGGCCCGCCGCCGTGACCGCGAGCACGCGGCCTGGCTCCAGGACGTGGTCGATGCCCTGCATGAAGGGGTCATCGGTGTCGATCCCGCGGGCAAGCTGGCCATCAGCAACCCCGTGGCCAGGCAGGCCCTGGGGCGGGAGCGCCTCCGGGACGGCTGGGCGCTGCAGCACCTCGGCCTTGCCCAGAGCCTGGAGACGGGGCGGCCCACGGAAGGCACCCTGAAAGGGGAGAACGGCCAGGATCTCGTTTTCACCAGCAGCGCCGTGGTGGTCGACGGCATCCAGAAAGGGGCCCTGAGCGTCCTGACGCCCGACGTGGTCCTGACGGACCTGCAGCGGCGGCTCAAGCATTCCCGCCAGGCGGGCCTGCGGGCCAGGTTCACGCTGAACGACCTGCTGGGCGAAAGCCCCTCCATGCAGACCCTGCGGGTCCACGCCCAGCGTTTCGCCGAATCCGACGCGGTGGTCTACATCCACGGGGAAAGCGGGACGGGCAAGGAACTGCTGGCACATGCCATCCATAACGCCAGCCCCCGGCGCCACGCGGCCTTCGTGGCCGTCAACTGCGGCGCCCTGCCGGAAAGCCTGCTGGAGAGCGAACTGTTCGGCTATGCCGAGGGGGCGTTCACCGGTGCCCGCCGCGGCGGCAAGCAGGGCCTGTTCGAACTGGCCCAGGACGGCACCATCTTCCTGGACGAGATAGCGGACATCAGCGCCGCCGTACAGGTCAGGCTCCTGCGTGTCCTGGAAAGCGGCGAGATCTTCCGCCTTGGCGGCGACAGGCCCGTGACCGTCAATGCCCGTGTGGTCTGCTCCTCCTGGAAAGACCTTGTGCAGGAGGTCAGGGAAGGGCGCTTCCGGGCCGACCTCTATTACCGCCTGACGCTGCTGCGCCTGGAGATGCCCCCCCTGCGCGAACGCCTCCAGGACATGACCCTGCTGGTCCGGCACATCATGCGCCGCATGGGGATGATCCACAAAAAGATGACCCCCGAGGCCATCGAGCTCCTGTGCAGCTATCCCTGGCCCGGCAACGTGCGCGAGCTGGACGCGCTGCTGCGCCGCTACTGCCTGATGTCCACCAGCGATACCTGCCAGATGCCCCTGCTGCGGGAACTGCTGCTGGACATGCGCCAGACGCAGGG
This is a stretch of genomic DNA from Desulfovibrio piger. It encodes these proteins:
- a CDS encoding sulfite exporter TauE/SafE family protein, which produces MIIILLAVALLVGGLIGTVGVGGILLIPALSGLGGLTTHAAMATSLFSFIFTGLLGTWLYCKHGSIHWGITIPVCIGGLVGGYPGALANAIAPAWILNLILGCIIIFAGIYALFPAKGGTITYRPGDGRQRLQLLLIGATVGFGSGLTGVGGPVLSVPLMVILGFTPLTSIATSQVIQITAATSGSISNFANGFVDLHMAFLVTAAELVGVVAGARLAHSVSSGVLKKMVSVVCIIVGAFIFVRALLQA
- a CDS encoding SLC13 family permease, which translates into the protein MSESSSSSRLLYLLGGPALLLLALALPIFGPIESRFGFGILFWMVWWWITCVVDIKLTCLVPIFVACIYSYMPLGQVLQAYVHREAVLIFGATAITCAWVRWGFARRLALNFLMRVNGSVRAQTAGWFILCGITSFVVGNTTVAAMFAPVAVASLMYAGFNTNEQRWQSKAASNILIAVAWGASVGGMATPLGGGQSVVTYGLLNKYLGQNIYFIDWTLRMVPISLLIIAGVGAMMYFMRTDMERFSGSREFYRQELEKLGPMTYEEKISLYGFALAIILAIIQPLYAPYTKGPQWAWLNPTQLFCIIPLIMLFWPSRSVKGESILSVKALRDHFPITILFMWPASVALSKILSTTGAGAVFGSWITPLVGIDDTLSIVAWTVASNALSQVTSDTAAAGVMVPLAIESMANWRGLAFGAVPWVWVTGSAISWSYAVASATGAQGIVAGYGANLRTMFVWGMIAALISVLLTILYFWFTIVVLGLDFYIMPPV
- a CDS encoding sigma 54-interacting transcriptional regulator, with amino-acid sequence MPSTPFSFAFVSNSAVVAEKVQAYAQEHGWPLEEVRLATMEEALPVARRLFAQGVDVILGGGGTGKLLRRHLNEPVVTISRSHMSILQALMEAREYTDNVAVTCYDAIPPWTELFSRLLHIRLQPIRFTNSRELTLGITQAIAQGAGCVVGGGVCVSIAQAHHCPGIVVCPGNEALERAFEEASNIAQARRRDREHAAWLQDVVDALHEGVIGVDPAGKLAISNPVARQALGRERLRDGWALQHLGLAQSLETGRPTEGTLKGENGQDLVFTSSAVVVDGIQKGALSVLTPDVVLTDLQRRLKHSRQAGLRARFTLNDLLGESPSMQTLRVHAQRFAESDAVVYIHGESGTGKELLAHAIHNASPRRHAAFVAVNCGALPESLLESELFGYAEGAFTGARRGGKQGLFELAQDGTIFLDEIADISAAVQVRLLRVLESGEIFRLGGDRPVTVNARVVCSSWKDLVQEVREGRFRADLYYRLTLLRLEMPPLRERLQDMTLLVRHIMRRMGMIHKKMTPEAIELLCSYPWPGNVRELDALLRRYCLMSTSDTCQMPLLRELLLDMRQTQGILASPGRASEKREEQDLPANGSLRQRLRLMEKKIIRQELARQQYSKKSTARSLGISLNTLWRKMCDAD
- a CDS encoding TolC family protein; the encoded protein is MLTKSFASFRGRGVRHLGAAVLCVVLLGSPQAGFAASAGRQDAVARQPVYTGQRSAETADRPVAGRSIGMSEAVEHALRFNPGLGAQEAESRSSEEGRKSARGAFGPRLGLTYSATKTESKRDPSATMGTRNPKMGVYSWGVEVTQPIFQGFRLLSTYQKAALQADSDKASLRKAELDMTEQVQTAFLEYLKAGENTRSMRDSLTRLREQLRIAQAYFEVGLSPRLDVLQAEVDVSEAERLLIEAENTQATTLARLNTLLGFDATAVNTYTGTLREVAFRYTLEQCLELAYRQRPDLYVAQKAVEIARKSQKEVQSDYYPQIEGYYSMTQSGNTPGMQRSGENGSHVTNWEVGAQATWNVFEWGTTYYADKQAGWQVTKMRYEQENLKLEVGYDIKSKYLAVQEARKRIAVALNSVAQATEAYNVALARYHEHVGTNFDVLDASANLTSAQSSLTGAKADYLTALSQIYVAMGEYHPDLLREGGAARRK
- a CDS encoding sulfotransferase family protein, which gives rise to MPLNLQERPIFMIGAERSGTTLVMALLGCHSRIAVPEVVWYYPRFYPYLHTYGDLSVEANFRTLAQEMVFGLKTPFWGMKVNPRTIVDEVIELAPERSFAGLYAGMHLRFAQYVNKPRWGEKTPHNLYFVGPMHHDFPNAQFIYITRDGRDASVDYMESSFGPTNIYCAAQSWKRCWNAVKEWREPLREKGLWLDVRYEELVREPEKVMRGVCEFLGEDFEEGMFDFYKTDLCKARGASRDHAPLGKPISDKYIGIHKDLLSLRDQRIFAAVAGKELEEAGYTNTVEPEMPSQRMIEKYLEFDGRIRAATLDGFEGHIVFESYNDWLVDQREERRKKGLWDPATAPKVFPAGDPDEEYIIGLRASAKWKKHFSIKRRYVGDVVL